A single window of Candidatus Edwardsbacteria bacterium DNA harbors:
- a CDS encoding ABC transporter ATP-binding protein: MNSFKDTDHIMAAKGLVKTYQDNGLPVEAVRGIDLTINSGEFAALVGPSGSGKTTFLNLISGLDNPTSGQVHLNGRDISQMSGKELSDFRRDNIGFIFQAYNLIPVLTVEENVEYVMMLQGVPNEERRQRVLETLKEVGLAGYQDRLPPKLSGGQQQRVAVARAMVAKPSIILADEPTANLDSKTAQALMEMMHELNHKTGMTFVFSTHDKLVMDKAERIITIKDGRIDSDLVK; the protein is encoded by the coding sequence ATGAATTCCTTTAAAGATACCGATCACATCATGGCCGCTAAGGGACTGGTCAAAACCTACCAAGATAACGGCCTGCCGGTGGAGGCGGTGCGCGGCATAGATCTGACTATCAATTCCGGCGAGTTCGCCGCATTGGTGGGCCCCTCCGGTTCGGGCAAGACAACTTTTTTAAATTTGATCTCAGGTCTGGACAACCCCACATCGGGGCAGGTCCACCTTAATGGCCGGGATATCTCGCAGATGTCAGGCAAGGAACTGTCCGATTTCCGGCGGGACAATATCGGCTTCATTTTCCAGGCCTATAATCTGATACCGGTGCTGACGGTGGAGGAGAACGTCGAATATGTGATGATGCTTCAGGGCGTTCCCAATGAAGAGCGGCGCCAACGGGTTTTGGAAACATTAAAGGAGGTGGGGCTGGCGGGATACCAGGACCGCCTGCCGCCAAAACTTTCGGGCGGCCAGCAGCAGCGGGTGGCGGTGGCCAGGGCCATGGTGGCCAAGCCCTCGATAATCCTGGCCGACGAGCCCACCGCCAACCTGGATTCCAAAACCGCCCAGGCCCTGATGGAGATGATGCATGAGCTGAACCACAAAACGGGGATGACCTTCGTTTTCTCCACTCACGACAAGCTGGTGATGGACAAAGCCGAGCGGATAATAACCATCAAGGACGGCAGGATAGATAGCGACCTGGTCAAATAG